The Lysinibacillus pakistanensis genome includes a window with the following:
- a CDS encoding transcription initiation factor TFIIIB translates to MGKGKHSGYGTMYPDGKMSLGSDIEYIICTECGFIIEGYVKKPEKFKGTLF, encoded by the coding sequence ATGGGGAAAGGCAAGCATAGTGGATATGGAACTATGTACCCAGATGGTAAGATGAGTTTAGGGTCAGATATTGAATATATTATTTGCACAGAATGTGGTTTTATAATCGAGGGCTATGTCAAAAAGCCAGAGAAATTCAAGGGTACACTTTTTTAA
- a CDS encoding ABC transporter substrate-binding protein yields the protein MKRLLILLFIAVLALSGCVQTKKDVEGNKDSKGKGSTSIELLGMSASEEDMNIVRDQLVKNGFDVKLNIQPDYGSFSAQKEAGNYDLALSSWTTVTGNPDYAVRGLFKTGGDYSVVADSKLDALIDEASTLTGDEAAAKYKELEQLLVFDQAYIAPLYISNKYQGIYSELVNPKTVLLPKSRAQVWERIAFNDASKNAKEPLILHQTLDSLTSLDPIKGNDGSINTLNTNMYARLVNLTDTDEVVSDGSLSYNHAIAEGNQEYYFILRDDIHFAAVKDGAAVDTGELVSGEDVVFSLNRAKDSTSVPDHRTYSIHENIESVEIVSDLAELQNKKVAGSDQSILDVLSQNLPASVTKLAKDKGAVKNAAGSYQVVKVTTPTPFPQVLNYLAHQSGGIVSEKQVTSINTYDVASYDPDKDIAYGDQATVTEGTATYNNHLYASGPYILVKKNDYEAQFVKNPAYRVGSEYEPKIEKINVRFIADNDSALSALRNGEIHILQTVPETKLDIVKSDNKLTLNTADSNAVAYLQMNTSGRALSDSVDLRKAILYSINQDEFISYYQGNKKPAVSTVSTLVNTGLELKADSEKVKEFLKAYKDAK from the coding sequence ATGAAGAGATTACTTATATTGTTATTCATAGCAGTATTAGCACTATCCGGCTGTGTTCAAACAAAAAAGGACGTAGAAGGCAATAAAGATTCAAAAGGGAAAGGCAGTACTTCAATTGAACTTTTAGGCATGTCCGCTTCTGAAGAGGATATGAATATTGTGCGAGATCAATTAGTGAAAAATGGCTTTGATGTAAAACTCAACATTCAGCCTGATTATGGTTCATTTTCTGCCCAAAAAGAGGCGGGCAATTACGATTTAGCACTTTCTAGCTGGACAACAGTTACAGGAAATCCTGATTATGCTGTACGTGGTTTATTTAAAACGGGTGGCGATTACAGTGTTGTTGCTGACTCGAAATTAGATGCTTTAATTGATGAAGCAAGTACATTAACAGGTGATGAAGCTGCAGCAAAATATAAAGAATTAGAACAGCTATTAGTTTTCGATCAGGCATATATTGCGCCTTTATATATTTCCAATAAGTATCAAGGAATTTATTCAGAATTAGTAAATCCAAAAACTGTTCTTTTGCCGAAATCACGTGCACAGGTTTGGGAAAGAATTGCATTTAATGATGCATCTAAAAATGCCAAAGAACCGTTGATTTTACACCAAACACTAGATTCTTTAACATCACTTGATCCAATTAAAGGTAATGATGGCTCCATTAATACATTGAATACTAATATGTATGCTCGACTTGTTAACTTAACGGATACAGATGAAGTCGTGTCAGATGGTTCACTATCTTATAACCATGCAATTGCTGAAGGTAACCAAGAATATTACTTCATTTTACGTGATGATATTCACTTTGCAGCTGTTAAGGATGGTGCTGCCGTTGATACAGGTGAATTGGTGTCTGGGGAAGATGTTGTATTCTCATTAAATCGTGCAAAAGATTCAACATCAGTACCAGATCACCGTACTTATAGTATCCATGAAAATATTGAATCTGTAGAAATCGTTTCAGACTTAGCTGAATTACAAAATAAAAAAGTGGCAGGATCAGATCAATCTATTTTAGATGTACTTTCTCAAAACCTACCTGCTTCTGTAACAAAATTAGCAAAAGATAAAGGTGCTGTTAAAAATGCAGCAGGTAGTTATCAGGTTGTAAAAGTTACAACACCGACACCATTCCCACAGGTGCTAAATTATTTAGCACACCAATCTGGCGGTATTGTATCTGAGAAACAAGTAACAAGCATCAATACTTATGATGTAGCTAGCTATGATCCAGACAAGGATATCGCATATGGTGATCAAGCAACAGTAACAGAGGGTACAGCAACATATAACAATCATTTATATGCAAGCGGACCTTATATTCTTGTGAAGAAAAATGATTATGAAGCACAATTTGTGAAAAATCCTGCATACCGTGTTGGTAGTGAATATGAACCAAAAATTGAGAAAATCAATGTTCGTTTCATCGCGGATAATGATAGTGCCCTATCTGCATTACGTAATGGGGAAATCCATATCCTCCAGACAGTACCAGAAACAAAACTGGATATAGTAAAGTCTGATAATAAATTAACTTTAAATACCGCTGATAGTAACGCTGTAGCATATTTACAAATGAATACATCAGGACGTGCCTTGTCGGATTCAGTGGACTTACGTAAAGCGATACTTTACTCGATCAACCAGGATGAATTTATAAGCTATTATCAAGGCAATAAAAAGCCCGCTGTATCCACTGTTTCAACATTAGTTAACACTGGATTAGAGCTTAAGGCTGACAGCGAAAAAGTAAAAGAATTTTTAAAAGCATATAAAGATGCAAAGTAG
- a CDS encoding phosphatidylglycerophosphatase A family protein yields MHDKSIRIHSDEVAKAAQAALIRRGVSLEDIAEIVYEMQKSYNEGLTLEHCVHSVERVLRKREVQHALLVGIELDELAEKKLLSAPLQQIIESDEGLFGVDETIALGSVFTYGSIAVTTFGHLDKQKVGIIKKLDTEPGHHVNTFLDDLVGSIAASAASRIAHRMRDLEEEGETFADIEPEELGPKPKSHNEI; encoded by the coding sequence ATGCATGATAAAAGTATTCGAATACACTCTGATGAGGTAGCGAAGGCAGCTCAAGCTGCACTCATTCGTCGCGGTGTATCACTGGAGGATATTGCAGAGATTGTTTATGAAATGCAAAAATCCTATAATGAAGGCTTAACATTAGAGCATTGTGTTCATTCTGTCGAGCGGGTTTTACGTAAGCGTGAAGTTCAACACGCCTTATTAGTGGGCATTGAATTAGATGAACTTGCTGAGAAAAAATTATTATCAGCACCATTACAGCAAATAATTGAATCTGATGAGGGCTTATTTGGTGTAGATGAAACAATTGCACTCGGATCTGTTTTTACATATGGTAGCATCGCAGTAACAACATTCGGACACCTAGACAAGCAGAAAGTTGGTATTATCAAAAAACTAGACACGGAGCCTGGGCACCATGTCAATACGTTTTTAGATGATTTGGTTGGGAGCATCGCAGCATCTGCCGCATCCCGTATTGCACATCGTATGCGTGATTTAGAAGAAGAGGGCGAGACGTTTGCAGACATTGAACCCGAGGAACTAGGACCAAAACCAAAATCACATAATGAAATTTAA
- a CDS encoding alpha/beta hydrolase produces MDKGTVEDLKFYSEALQEELQLYIYIPANYSPLYKYNILIASDGKDYFQLGGITKLADELIDDYEIENLIIAFVPYKDIKDRRHKYIPSGEQHEAYLRFLAHELVPYLDAEYATYQMGMSRAVIGDSLAATASLMAALKYPSIFGKVIMQSPYVDEDVLKAVENFKDPGAISIYHIIGKGEDKVVTMDKTIKDFLTPNRQLHNLLLSKGFSTFYDEFEGNHTWKYWKPDLRRALIENFN; encoded by the coding sequence TTGGATAAGGGAACTGTAGAGGATTTAAAGTTCTATAGTGAAGCATTGCAGGAGGAATTACAGCTTTATATTTATATTCCTGCTAATTATTCACCACTTTATAAATATAACATTTTGATTGCATCTGACGGCAAGGATTACTTCCAGCTTGGAGGTATTACAAAACTTGCGGATGAACTGATTGATGACTATGAAATCGAAAATTTAATTATTGCATTCGTTCCTTATAAAGATATTAAGGATCGACGCCACAAATATATTCCAAGTGGAGAACAGCACGAAGCCTATCTACGTTTTTTAGCCCATGAGCTTGTGCCATATTTAGATGCTGAATATGCAACCTACCAGATGGGAATGAGTCGTGCAGTAATTGGTGATTCGCTGGCTGCAACCGCTTCCTTAATGGCGGCATTAAAATATCCAAGTATTTTTGGCAAGGTCATCATGCAATCACCCTATGTAGATGAGGATGTTCTTAAGGCGGTAGAGAATTTTAAAGATCCTGGGGCAATCTCTATCTATCACATTATTGGTAAGGGAGAAGATAAGGTTGTAACGATGGACAAAACTATAAAAGATTTTTTAACACCTAATCGTCAACTGCATAACCTCTTGCTTAGCAAAGGGTTTTCTACATTTTATGATGAATTTGAAGGCAATCATACGTGGAAATACTGGAAGCCTGATTTAAGACGTGCATTGATAGAAAATTTCAATTAA